In Corynebacterium matruchotii, a single genomic region encodes these proteins:
- a CDS encoding 3'-5' exonuclease, protein MDSLTQPFNPLKVLSFDLETTSANPFEARIVTSALVHIDSGGAHPQEFLADPGVPIPEAATKVHGITTEYAREHGSPHADVLAETIAAIRKAWTDGYTLIVYNASYDLTVLHSLEPGFLITGPVYDPYVMDKLLDPYRRGKRTLTALCEEYQVRLENAHEATSDALAAARIAWKQAKKRFASQISPQTMEQLMEFQAVGYYRSQNDFKKYLLGRGKDASDVNTAWPLQTP, encoded by the coding sequence ATGGATAGTCTCACCCAGCCTTTCAACCCACTCAAGGTTTTAAGCTTCGATTTAGAAACCACATCAGCGAACCCGTTCGAAGCCCGCATTGTCACCTCCGCCCTCGTACACATTGACTCCGGCGGAGCCCACCCCCAAGAATTTCTTGCCGACCCGGGCGTTCCCATCCCCGAGGCCGCCACCAAGGTGCATGGTATTACCACGGAATATGCTCGGGAGCACGGCAGCCCCCACGCGGATGTGCTTGCAGAAACCATCGCCGCAATCAGAAAAGCGTGGACGGATGGGTACACACTCATCGTATATAACGCATCATACGATTTAACGGTGCTGCATTCGCTGGAGCCGGGGTTTCTGATAACCGGACCGGTCTATGACCCATATGTGATGGATAAACTCCTCGACCCCTACCGACGTGGTAAGCGGACCCTCACCGCATTATGCGAGGAATACCAGGTGCGATTAGAGAACGCACACGAGGCAACTAGTGACGCCCTAGCCGCGGCGCGGATCGCGTGGAAGCAGGCCAAGAAACGATTCGCGTCACAAATCAGCCCCCAAACCATGGAGCAGCTCATGGAGTTTCAGGCGGTGGGCTACTACCGGTCGCAGAATGATTTCAAGAAATATTTACTCGGCCGGGGCAAGGACGCGAGCGACGTGAATACCGCCTGGCCGCTGCAAACCCCCTAA
- the mnmA gene encoding tRNA 2-thiouridine(34) synthase MnmA, which produces MRVLAAMSGGVDSAVAAARAVKAGHDVVGVHLALSQDPQAVRESSRGCCSLEDSADARRVCDKLGIPFYVWDFSDRFKTDVIDDFVDSYARGETPNPCLRCNEKIKFAALLERGIALGFDAVVTGHYARLTQPADGGDGYLRRGVDPNKDQSYVLGVLGHHEIAHCMFPVGDTIKPKIREEAAAMGFSVAKKPDSYDICFIPDGNTQAFLGERIGLRPGMIVDTEGNKLREHDGAWNYTIGQRKGLDIKQPAADGQPRYVTDINAQTGTVTVGSRRDLSVGVIEADRLKYLHPMMDGSFDADVQVRAHGSVVPCHVTVDREADFMRLELKKALQGVARGQAAVLYLPDPGGDIVLGSGTICGTASV; this is translated from the coding sequence ATGCGAGTCCTCGCAGCAATGAGCGGCGGCGTCGACTCCGCAGTAGCCGCCGCCCGCGCAGTCAAAGCCGGCCACGACGTCGTCGGCGTCCACCTGGCACTCAGCCAAGACCCCCAAGCCGTCCGCGAATCCTCCCGCGGCTGCTGCTCCCTCGAAGACTCCGCCGACGCCCGCCGCGTCTGCGACAAACTCGGCATCCCCTTCTACGTGTGGGACTTCTCCGACCGGTTCAAAACCGACGTCATCGACGACTTCGTCGACTCCTACGCCCGCGGCGAAACCCCCAACCCCTGCCTCCGCTGCAACGAAAAAATCAAATTCGCAGCCCTCCTGGAGCGGGGGATCGCCCTCGGCTTCGACGCTGTAGTCACCGGCCACTACGCTCGACTCACCCAACCAGCCGACGGCGGCGACGGCTACCTTCGCCGCGGCGTCGACCCCAACAAAGACCAATCCTACGTGTTGGGTGTCCTAGGCCACCACGAAATCGCCCACTGCATGTTCCCCGTCGGCGACACCATCAAACCCAAAATCCGGGAAGAAGCCGCAGCCATGGGCTTCTCCGTCGCTAAAAAACCCGACTCCTACGACATTTGCTTCATCCCCGACGGAAACACCCAAGCCTTCCTCGGCGAACGCATCGGGCTCCGGCCGGGCATGATCGTCGACACCGAAGGAAACAAACTCCGGGAACACGACGGCGCCTGGAACTACACCATTGGGCAGCGCAAAGGACTCGACATCAAACAACCCGCCGCCGATGGCCAGCCCCGCTATGTGACGGACATCAACGCCCAAACCGGCACGGTGACCGTTGGGTCGCGCCGGGACTTGTCGGTGGGGGTGATTGAGGCGGACCGGTTGAAGTACCTGCACCCAATGATGGATGGCAGTTTTGATGCGGACGTGCAGGTTCGGGCGCACGGGTCGGTGGTTCCCTGCCATGTGACGGTGGATCGGGAGGCGGATTTCATGCGCCTGGAGCTGAAGAAAGCGCTCCAGGGTGTGGCGCGGGGCCAGGCCGCGGTGCTGTATCTGCCGGACCCGGGCGGTGACATCGTGTTGGGGTCCGGGACGATCTGCGGCACGGCGAGCGTCTGA
- a CDS encoding spermidine synthase, producing MAGPVAGRYVTSTGEVELRPDPYVADGWEVFVNGVPSSHISADPLRLEYEYMRWIAAGCEAVIDSRLDASRLRVTHLGGGACSLARYFAARYPSARQTVVEIDAELARLVREWFDLPRAPRLKIRVGDARAVADGFRPGSRDVVIRDVFVGAVTPRPVTTMEFLAAVRRGLGPSGLYVANCGDHADLRLARSELRTMATVFARVGVIADPPMLKGRRYGNIVLLASDGGLPVMGDGVSAQLTKQLLAGAVPAQYRDDAWTRAFMAAGGRVRYDDPGVGLCHEL from the coding sequence GTGGCGGGTCCGGTTGCTGGGCGGTATGTGACGTCGACGGGTGAGGTGGAGTTGCGGCCGGACCCGTATGTGGCTGATGGGTGGGAGGTGTTTGTCAATGGGGTGCCGTCGAGTCATATTTCGGCGGATCCGTTGCGGTTGGAGTATGAGTATATGCGGTGGATTGCTGCTGGTTGTGAGGCGGTTATTGATTCGCGTTTGGATGCTTCCAGGTTGCGGGTGACGCATTTGGGTGGTGGGGCGTGTTCGTTGGCGAGGTATTTTGCAGCCAGGTATCCGTCGGCGCGGCAGACGGTGGTGGAGATTGATGCGGAGTTGGCGCGGTTGGTGCGGGAGTGGTTTGATTTGCCGCGGGCTCCCCGGTTGAAGATTCGGGTGGGGGATGCGCGGGCGGTGGCGGATGGGTTTCGTCCTGGGAGTCGGGATGTGGTGATTCGTGATGTGTTTGTGGGGGCGGTGACTCCCCGGCCGGTGACGACGATGGAGTTTTTGGCCGCGGTGCGGCGTGGGTTGGGGCCGTCGGGGTTGTATGTGGCGAATTGTGGGGATCATGCGGATTTGCGGTTGGCGCGGTCGGAGTTGCGGACCATGGCTACGGTGTTTGCGCGGGTGGGGGTGATTGCGGATCCGCCGATGTTAAAGGGGCGTCGTTATGGCAATATTGTGTTGTTGGCGTCGGATGGTGGGTTGCCGGTAATGGGTGATGGGGTGTCTGCGCAGCTTACGAAACAGTTATTGGCTGGTGCGGTGCCGGCGCAGTATCGGGATGATGCGTGGACGCGGGCGTTTATGGCGGCTGGGGGCAGGGTGCGTTACGACGACCCGGGGGTGGGTTTATGTCATGAGTTGTAA
- a CDS encoding alpha/beta hydrolase: MRNLASCVALCTALAMPLVVTPAVSAQQTSAAPSSAAAAASTSAAAPASAEPSAAATSAAKAAEEQGSNGSSLSSDSGLQPNTNATPGANFTGQKSQIEENPSWILSENKFADKAWAGDLDRYSKYTDSQGRKRVVAMAATSPSMNNAKIPLGIIRAKDANRPTMYLLNGAGGGEQSTNWMTFDSAIRFYLDRNVNVVVPMRGAFTYYIDWYDKKGAKGEAYIDGPQNWETFLTKELAEPIEQTLGSNGQRGIVGLSMSATSSLLLAARNPGFYKAVGSYSGCASTSRPIPYMFASITLQREGISPRQVFGPMGGSYNTEHDALVKAEGLRGSAIYVSNATGLMSQNETFNKLRKEGAESAAAANTSSDIVVQGGLIEGATNACTHDLRAKLNGLNIPADYKFRNTGVHTWYYWLDDMRESWPTFARGFGLENELASVPDKSNYPDPQK; this comes from the coding sequence ATGAGAAATCTAGCATCATGCGTAGCATTGTGCACGGCATTGGCGATGCCGTTGGTGGTGACCCCAGCGGTATCGGCGCAGCAGACCAGCGCGGCACCGTCTTCGGCGGCCGCTGCTGCATCAACGTCTGCTGCGGCGCCAGCGTCGGCTGAGCCTTCTGCGGCGGCCACGTCGGCAGCGAAAGCGGCGGAGGAGCAGGGGTCGAATGGTTCCTCGTTGAGTTCGGATAGCGGGTTGCAGCCCAATACTAACGCTACTCCGGGGGCTAATTTCACCGGCCAGAAGTCGCAGATTGAGGAGAACCCCTCTTGGATTCTTTCCGAGAACAAGTTTGCGGATAAGGCGTGGGCTGGGGATTTGGATCGGTATTCTAAGTACACGGATTCCCAGGGTCGTAAACGGGTGGTGGCTATGGCTGCTACTTCCCCGTCGATGAATAATGCCAAGATTCCGTTGGGGATTATTCGGGCGAAGGATGCGAACCGCCCCACCATGTATTTGCTCAATGGTGCCGGTGGTGGCGAGCAGTCGACGAACTGGATGACGTTTGATTCGGCTATCCGGTTCTATCTGGATCGTAACGTGAATGTGGTGGTGCCGATGCGTGGTGCCTTCACTTACTATATTGACTGGTATGACAAGAAGGGTGCCAAGGGCGAGGCCTATATTGATGGCCCCCAGAACTGGGAGACCTTCCTGACGAAGGAGCTGGCGGAGCCGATCGAACAGACGTTGGGCAGCAATGGTCAGCGCGGCATTGTGGGCTTGTCGATGTCGGCCACTTCTTCGCTGTTGTTGGCTGCCCGTAACCCCGGGTTCTACAAGGCTGTGGGCTCGTATTCGGGTTGCGCATCTACGTCGCGTCCGATCCCGTACATGTTTGCTTCGATCACGTTGCAGCGTGAGGGTATTTCCCCGCGGCAGGTGTTTGGGCCCATGGGTGGCTCCTATAACACGGAGCATGATGCGTTGGTGAAGGCTGAGGGTCTGCGGGGTTCCGCTATCTATGTGTCGAACGCTACCGGTTTGATGTCGCAGAATGAGACGTTCAATAAGTTGCGGAAGGAAGGCGCCGAAAGCGCTGCCGCCGCTAATACCTCTTCTGACATTGTGGTGCAGGGTGGCCTGATTGAGGGCGCCACGAACGCTTGTACCCATGATTTGCGGGCAAAGCTGAATGGTTTGAACATTCCGGCGGACTACAAGTTCCGTAACACTGGTGTGCACACCTGGTACTACTGGTTGGATGATATGCGGGAGTCTTGGCCGACCTTCGCCCGTGGCTTCGGGTTGGAGAACGAGTTGGCTTCGGTGCCGGATAAGTCCAACTATCCGGATCCCCAGAAATAA
- a CDS encoding cysteine desulfurase family protein: protein MRYFDHAATTMMRPVAREAWLNASRLLNPAGQYQVGRKSRRVLEDARELVASLLGCEPIEVIFTASGTESDNIALVGQWQARKEQHNRVVSTAIEHAAIYETARYLADQGAQLDVMPVTPEGFVHDPDNFLETPAAVVACMWANNETGAIQPLPDVIARADATGTPVHVDAVQVVGKLPVNFHELGATTLAASGHKFGGPRGVGLLLAKRSPAPHPLIHGGGQERGIRSGTVNVAGAVGLAAALEEACADMAAEAQRVAKLKQQLIDAVTTIPGARINTPAEFALPTHLNVSFPNAEGDSLIMMLDAAGIAASTGSACANGVNRASRVLLAQGVDEKLARGTLRLTLGYTTTEEDVEYLINHLAKAVTMAQRAGMAS from the coding sequence ATGCGCTATTTTGATCATGCCGCAACAACAATGATGCGGCCCGTCGCCCGCGAGGCATGGCTGAACGCCAGTAGACTACTCAACCCGGCCGGCCAATACCAGGTGGGGCGTAAATCCCGCCGAGTATTAGAAGACGCCCGGGAACTCGTCGCATCCCTCCTGGGGTGCGAACCCATCGAAGTGATATTCACCGCCTCCGGCACCGAATCCGACAACATTGCCCTGGTGGGGCAGTGGCAGGCCCGGAAAGAACAACACAACCGGGTGGTGAGCACCGCAATTGAGCACGCCGCCATCTACGAAACCGCCCGCTACCTCGCCGACCAAGGCGCCCAACTCGACGTCATGCCGGTCACCCCGGAAGGCTTCGTCCACGACCCCGACAATTTCCTCGAAACCCCCGCCGCGGTCGTGGCATGCATGTGGGCGAATAACGAAACCGGGGCCATCCAACCCCTGCCTGATGTGATTGCCCGGGCGGACGCCACCGGCACCCCAGTACACGTGGACGCGGTCCAGGTGGTGGGGAAACTCCCGGTGAACTTCCACGAGCTCGGGGCCACAACGCTGGCGGCATCCGGCCACAAATTCGGCGGCCCCCGCGGCGTGGGCCTGCTCCTGGCCAAACGCTCCCCGGCGCCACACCCCCTGATCCACGGTGGGGGACAAGAACGCGGCATTCGCTCCGGCACCGTGAACGTGGCCGGCGCCGTGGGGTTGGCCGCGGCACTGGAAGAAGCCTGCGCCGACATGGCGGCCGAAGCACAACGCGTCGCAAAGCTCAAACAGCAGCTTATCGACGCCGTAACCACCATTCCCGGCGCGCGCATCAACACCCCCGCCGAATTCGCGCTCCCCACACACCTCAACGTCAGCTTCCCCAACGCCGAAGGCGACAGCCTCATCATGATGCTCGACGCCGCCGGCATCGCCGCATCCACCGGCTCCGCCTGCGCCAACGGCGTCAACCGGGCATCACGGGTGCTGCTGGCCCAGGGAGTAGACGAAAAACTAGCGCGGGGCACACTCCGACTCACCCTCGGCTACACCACCACCGAAGAAGACGTCGAATATTTAATCAACCACCTGGCCAAAGCGGTCACCATGGCCCAACGCGCCGGCATGGCATCATAA
- a CDS encoding electron transfer flavoprotein subunit beta/FixA family protein, with translation MPAIVVLVKNVPDTWSTKSLTADFTLDREAADNVIDEINEFAVEQALRLREANPEFTVVALSAGPAGSEEALRKALAMGADDAVLLIDDALAGSDILGTAWALTNALQQIPDVSLIISGVASSDAGTGALTGVLAEYRNQPALTACNSVSIESGVVKGVRETAEGHFNIEAPLPAIVSVTDQADKPRFPNFKGIMAAKKAEIRQLELADIGVDPQQVGLGYASTAVTAAVTRPVRTQGEIIRDEPAAAATRIVDYLVAEKLISDQK, from the coding sequence ATGCCGGCAATTGTGGTGCTGGTTAAGAACGTGCCGGATACCTGGTCGACGAAAAGCCTGACGGCGGATTTTACCCTGGATCGGGAGGCCGCGGATAATGTTATTGATGAAATTAATGAATTCGCGGTGGAGCAGGCGCTGCGGCTTCGGGAAGCTAATCCAGAATTCACGGTGGTTGCGTTAAGCGCCGGCCCTGCAGGTTCTGAGGAAGCATTGCGCAAAGCCTTGGCCATGGGGGCCGACGATGCGGTTTTGCTTATCGACGACGCGCTCGCCGGATCCGACATCCTTGGTACCGCCTGGGCGCTCACCAATGCGCTACAGCAGATCCCCGACGTGTCTCTGATTATTTCCGGGGTGGCGTCTTCCGACGCTGGCACTGGCGCATTGACCGGGGTGCTGGCGGAGTACCGGAATCAGCCAGCGCTGACTGCTTGCAATTCGGTGAGTATTGAAAGCGGTGTGGTCAAGGGGGTGCGGGAGACCGCCGAAGGGCATTTCAACATTGAGGCCCCACTGCCGGCCATTGTGTCGGTGACCGACCAGGCGGATAAGCCCCGATTCCCGAATTTTAAGGGCATCATGGCGGCGAAGAAGGCGGAGATCCGCCAGCTGGAGTTGGCGGATATTGGGGTGGACCCGCAGCAGGTGGGGTTGGGGTACGCCTCCACCGCGGTGACTGCGGCCGTGACCCGGCCGGTCCGCACCCAGGGGGAAATCATCCGGGACGAGCCGGCCGCCGCGGCGACCCGAATCGTGGATTATTTAGTGGCCGAAAAGCTCATTTCCGATCAGAAGTAG
- a CDS encoding THUMP-like domain-containing protein: MSYSIDEVHYLIAHNADITCHLATRSFAPRDALTDATYLREHLGEYGRAAMELGRARHTAARKQLPADWIVCHESAQQATPLPVARVRAARLARTLGPGARIHDITCSIGTEGHALVAAGIQYFGSDLDPSRVIMARHNLGATFPTANAANKPQPVWGFYVADARHPATIPGAADAIIADPARRHQGRRITNPDELLPPLATIIATYPRTSMAIKCAPGIDFTGWDGLVSLVSVDGGVKEACLYSPALADGLHREAVIIRDGTMDILTDRDDPGADTLVGEPGTYIIDPDGAVIRAGLVRHYAHRENLWLLDERIAYLTGDRIPAGMSGFPYLETVPLKKLRSVLRGHDCGSVEILVRGVDVDPDRLRQKLRLSGSRPMAVVCTRIGRSGVALVCEARVVGEPPAGQPIP; the protein is encoded by the coding sequence GTGAGCTACAGCATCGACGAAGTCCACTACCTCATCGCCCACAACGCGGACATCACCTGTCACCTGGCAACCCGCAGCTTCGCTCCCCGCGACGCCCTCACCGACGCCACCTACCTACGCGAACACCTGGGCGAATACGGTCGTGCAGCCATGGAACTCGGCCGCGCCCGCCACACCGCCGCCCGGAAACAGCTCCCCGCCGACTGGATCGTCTGCCACGAATCCGCCCAACAAGCAACCCCACTCCCTGTCGCCCGCGTGCGAGCAGCCCGCCTCGCCCGCACCCTGGGCCCGGGCGCCCGCATCCACGACATCACCTGCTCTATCGGCACTGAAGGCCACGCACTGGTCGCCGCCGGCATCCAATACTTCGGCAGCGACCTCGATCCGTCACGAGTCATCATGGCCCGCCACAACCTCGGCGCCACCTTTCCCACAGCGAACGCTGCGAACAAACCCCAACCCGTCTGGGGTTTCTACGTCGCCGACGCCAGGCACCCCGCAACCATCCCCGGCGCCGCCGACGCCATTATCGCCGACCCCGCCCGCCGCCACCAGGGGCGACGCATCACCAACCCCGACGAACTCCTCCCACCGCTTGCCACTATCATCGCCACCTACCCGCGCACTTCCATGGCCATCAAATGCGCCCCCGGCATCGACTTCACCGGCTGGGACGGCCTGGTCAGCCTCGTCAGCGTCGATGGTGGGGTGAAAGAAGCCTGCCTGTACAGCCCGGCGCTCGCCGACGGACTCCACCGCGAAGCTGTCATCATCCGCGACGGCACCATGGACATCCTCACCGACCGTGACGATCCCGGGGCCGACACCTTGGTGGGGGAGCCCGGCACCTACATCATCGACCCCGATGGGGCGGTCATTCGCGCCGGGCTGGTGCGCCACTACGCTCATAGGGAAAACCTGTGGCTCTTGGATGAGCGGATTGCTTACCTCACGGGTGATCGGATTCCGGCGGGTATGAGCGGGTTCCCCTATCTTGAGACGGTGCCGTTGAAGAAGCTACGGTCGGTGCTGCGGGGCCATGATTGCGGGTCGGTGGAGATTTTAGTGCGGGGCGTGGATGTGGACCCGGATCGGCTGCGGCAGAAGCTACGGCTTTCCGGGTCGCGGCCAATGGCGGTGGTGTGTACGCGGATCGGCCGGTCCGGGGTGGCATTGGTGTGCGAAGCCCGGGTGGTGGGGGAGCCGCCTGCGGGCCAGCCCATACCATGA
- a CDS encoding NUDIX hydrolase has translation MARFVEGYRGNKLAVTVLLVRDGAYGLEVYVQERVSSMPTFPKATVFPGGGVDPRDFTLAQPQTGKSNAPLVFEPLTHDIFETDPTWYGPSLSVWAKRLKTDRFRARALILGACRELFEESGTLLASHADGRLVADATPFHDDRLALESHCLSFSQLLLQNNLVARTDLLTPCSRWVSPETDKHQFDLYSFVAALPHDQEPDDDDSIEVSSTGWFPPSLILDGWRAGLLRLVIPTWAHMLFLSEHTTVKSLLDTLQNPSMDPVLGDPIHDPRYQEFFTYTPPKRF, from the coding sequence GTGGCACGATTCGTCGAGGGGTATCGCGGCAATAAACTCGCCGTCACCGTCCTCCTAGTGAGAGACGGCGCCTATGGTCTCGAAGTCTACGTGCAGGAACGTGTCTCCTCCATGCCCACGTTCCCCAAGGCCACGGTGTTTCCCGGCGGCGGCGTCGACCCCCGTGATTTCACCCTTGCCCAACCCCAAACCGGCAAATCCAACGCCCCACTCGTGTTCGAACCCCTCACCCACGACATTTTTGAAACCGACCCCACCTGGTACGGGCCCAGCCTCAGCGTATGGGCGAAACGCCTGAAAACCGACAGGTTCCGCGCCCGCGCCCTCATCCTCGGCGCCTGCCGGGAACTCTTCGAAGAATCCGGCACCCTCTTAGCCTCCCACGCCGATGGCCGCCTCGTTGCCGACGCCACCCCATTCCACGACGACCGGCTCGCGCTCGAATCCCACTGCCTGTCCTTCTCGCAGTTGCTGCTGCAAAACAACCTCGTCGCCCGCACCGACCTCCTCACCCCTTGTTCCCGCTGGGTCAGCCCCGAAACGGACAAACACCAGTTCGATCTCTATTCGTTTGTTGCCGCCCTGCCCCACGACCAAGAACCCGATGACGACGACTCCATCGAAGTATCTTCCACCGGCTGGTTCCCCCCATCTCTCATCCTCGACGGGTGGCGCGCCGGCCTGCTTCGCCTCGTCATACCCACCTGGGCCCACATGCTCTTCCTCAGCGAACACACCACCGTCAAATCCCTCCTCGACACCCTCCAAAACCCCAGCATGGACCCAGTACTAGGCGACCCCATCCACGACCCCCGCTACCAAGAATTCTTCACCTACACCCCACCAAAACGCTTTTAA
- a CDS encoding ABC transporter ATP-binding protein produces MDAMNNSTPTNELTPPQPDILIQFDDVSLIRNQRPLVSHITWQVAAGQRWIIVGPNGAGKTTLMRLAAAEEFPSTGTIWLLGERIGRTDMRDLRAAIGMCSSAVASRIPTGEKVIDLVVSAGYAILGRWREEYDSEDLDRAAGMLTQVGADHLSDRTWGTLSEGERKRVLIARSLMANPELLLLDEPSAGMDLGGREDLVAYLGELATDPDAPTLVMVTHHVEEIPTGFTHALLLDQGGIVTTGPIDQVLTSDNLNAAFHQPIQVDHVGGRFFAHR; encoded by the coding sequence ATGGATGCTATGAATAATTCAACCCCCACCAATGAACTAACACCCCCGCAACCTGATATTTTGATCCAATTTGACGATGTTTCCTTAATCCGCAATCAACGCCCGCTTGTTTCCCACATCACATGGCAGGTGGCTGCTGGGCAGCGCTGGATCATCGTCGGACCCAACGGTGCCGGCAAAACCACCCTCATGCGACTCGCCGCCGCCGAGGAATTCCCCTCCACCGGCACCATCTGGCTATTAGGCGAACGCATCGGCCGCACCGACATGCGCGACCTCAGGGCGGCTATTGGCATGTGCTCCAGTGCGGTTGCCAGTCGCATCCCCACCGGCGAAAAAGTCATTGACCTGGTGGTTTCCGCAGGATACGCCATTTTGGGTCGGTGGCGGGAAGAATACGATTCCGAAGACCTGGATCGGGCCGCCGGCATGCTCACCCAGGTGGGCGCCGACCATCTTTCCGACCGCACCTGGGGAACCCTCAGCGAAGGCGAACGCAAACGAGTCCTCATCGCTAGGTCCCTCATGGCCAACCCCGAACTGTTGCTTCTCGACGAGCCCAGCGCCGGCATGGACCTGGGCGGCCGGGAAGACCTCGTTGCCTACCTTGGGGAACTGGCAACCGACCCGGATGCCCCCACCCTGGTCATGGTCACCCACCATGTGGAAGAAATCCCCACCGGTTTCACCCACGCCCTCCTGCTCGACCAGGGCGGCATTGTTACCACCGGCCCCATCGACCAGGTGCTGACCAGCGATAACCTCAATGCCGCCTTCCACCAGCCCATCCAGGTCGATCACGTGGGCGGCCGATTCTTCGCCCACCGGTAG